In Antechinus flavipes isolate AdamAnt ecotype Samford, QLD, Australia chromosome 3, AdamAnt_v2, whole genome shotgun sequence, a genomic segment contains:
- the LOC127555408 gene encoding protein argonaute-1 — translation MEAGPSGAAAGTYLPPLQQVFQAPRRPGIGTVGKPIKLLANYFEVDIPKIDVYHYEVDIKPDKCPRRVNREVVEYMVQHFKPQIFGDRKPVYDGKKNIYTVTALPIGNERVDFEVTIPGEGKDRIFKVSIKWMAIVSWRMLHEALVSGQIPVPLESVQALDVAMRHLASMRYTPVGRSFFSPPEGYYHPLGGGREVWFGFHQSVRPAMWKMMLNIDVSATAFYKAQPVIEFMCEVLDIRNIDEQPKPLTDSQRVRFTKEIKGLKVEVTHCGQMKRKYRVCNVTRRPASHQTFPLQLESGQTVECTVAQYFKQKYNLQLKYPHLPCLQVGQEQKHTYLPLEVCNIVAGQRCIKKLTDNQTSTMIKATARSAPDRQEEISRLMKNASYNLDPYIQEFGIKVRDDMTEVTGRVLPAPILQYGGRNRAIATPNQGVWDMRGKQFYNGIEIKVWAIACFAPQKQCREEVLKNFTDQLRKISKDAGMPIQGQPCFCKYAQGADSVEPMFRHLKNTYSGLQLIIVILPGKTPVYAEVKRVGDTLLGMATQCVQVKNVVKTSPQTLSNLCLKINVKLGGINNILVPHQRSAVFQQPVIFLGADVTHPPAGDGKKPSITAVVGSMDAHPSRYCATVRVQRPRQEIIEDLSYMVRELLIQFYKSTRFKPTRIIFYRDGVPEGQLPQILHYELLAIRDACIKLEKDYQPGITYIVVQKRHHTRLFCADKNERIGKSGNIPAGTTVDTNITHPFEFDFYLCSHAGIQGTSRPSHYYVLWDDNRFTADELQILTYQLCHTYVRCTRSVSIPAPAYYARLVAFRARYHLVDKEHDSGEGSHISGQSNGRDPQALAKAVQVHQDTLRTMYFA, via the exons CTGCAGGCACCTACCTGCCCCCCCTGCAGCAGGTGTTCCAGGCCCCGAGACGGCCTGGGATAGGCACTGTAGGCAAGCCCATCAAGCTCTTGGCCAACTATTTCGAGGTAGATATCCCCAAGATCGACGTCTACCACTATGAGGTGGACATCAAACCGGACAAGTGTCCCCGCAGAGTCAACAG AGAGGTGGTGGAGTATATGGTTCAGCACTTCAAGCCACAGATTTTTGGTGACAGGAAACCTGTGTATGATGGGAAGAAGAACATCTACACAGTTACTGCCTTGCCCATTGGCAATGAAAGG GTGGACTTTGAGGTGACAATCCCAGGTGAAGGGAAGGATCGGATCTTCAAGGTTTCCATCAAATGGATGGCCATTGTCAGCTGGCGCATGCTTCACGAAGCCCTAGTCAGTGGGCAGATTCCTGTCCCTCTGGAATCTGTTCAGGCCCTGGATGTGGCCATGAGACACCTGGCATCTATGAG GTACACCCCTGTTGGCcgttccttcttctctccccctgaGGGATACTACCACCCTCTGGGGGGTGGGCGTGAAGTCTGGTTCGGCTTTCACCAGTCTGTTCGGCCAGCCATGTGGAAAATGATGTTGAATATTGATG TTTCGGCCACGGCTTTCTACAAAGCACAGCCAGTCATTGAGTTCATGTGTGAGGTGCTTGACATAAGGAACATTGATGAGCAGCCCAAGCCACTAACTGATTCCCAGAGAGTTCGATTCACCAAGGAGATCAAAG GACTGAAGGTGGAGGTGACCCATTGTGGGCAGATGAAGAGGAAATACCGAGTGTGTAACGTCACCCGCCGGCCTGCCAGCCATCAGAC GTTTCCCTTGCAGTTGGAGAGTGGACAGACAGTAGAGTGCACTGTGGCCCAGTATTTCAAGCAGAAGTACAACCTACAACTTAAGTACCCCCACCTGCCATGCCTGCAGGTCGGCCAGGAACAAAAACATACCTACCTGCCTCTGGAG GTCTGTAACATTGTGGCTGGACAGCGCTGTATCAAGAAGCTGACAGACAATCAGACTTCAACCATGATCAAAGCTACTGCAAGGTCAGCCCCGGACAGGCAGGAGGAGATCAGCCGCCTG ATGAAGAATGCCAGCTACAATCTAGACCCCTACATACAGGAGTTTGGGATCAAAGTGAGAGATGACATGACAGAAGTGACTGGCCGAGTACTCCCAGCTCCAATCCTGCAGTATGGTGGACGG AACCGAGCCATCGCCACACCCAACCAAGGTGTATGGGACATGAGAGGAAAGCAGTTCTACAATGGAATTGAGATCAAAGTCTGGGCCATTGCCTGCTTTGCACCCCAAAAGCAGTGTCGGGAAGAAGTGCTGAA GAACTTCACAGACCAGCTCCGTAAGATTTCCAAGGATGCAGGGATGCCCATCCAGGGCCAGCCTTGTTTCTGCAAATACGCGCAGGGTGCAGACAGCGTGGAGCCCATGTTCCGGCATCTCAAGAACACCTACTCGGGACTGCAACTCATCATTGTTATCCTGCCCGGGAAGACGCCTGTGTATG CGGAGGTAAAGCGAGTAGGGGACACGCTGTTAGGCATGGCCACACAGTGCGTACAAGTCAAGAATGTGGTGAAGACATCTCCCCAGACTCTGTCCAATCTCTGTCTCAAAATCAACGTCAAGCTTGGGGGAATCAACAACATCCTAGTCCCTCATCAGCG ATCAGCTGTCTTTCAGCAACCTGTCATATTCCTGGGAGCAGATGTTACACATCCTCCAGCCGGGGATGGGAAAAAGCCCTCTATTACAGCT GTGGTTGGCAGCATGGATGCTCACCCAAGTCGTTACTGTGCAACAGTTCGAGTCCAACGACCCAGACAGGAAATCATTGAAGATCTGTCTTACATGGTTCGGGAGCTGCTCATACAGTTCTACAAATCCACCCGATTTAAACCTACCCGCATTATCTTCTACCGGGATGGTGTCCCTGAAGGTCAACTCCCACAG ATCCTCCACTATGAGCTGCTGGCCATCCGCGATGCCTGCATAAAGCTGGAGAAGGACTATCAACCAGGGATCACTTATATCGTGGTCCAGAAGCGCCACCACACTCGCCTTTTCTGTGCCGACAAGAATGAAAGA ATTGGGAAGAGTGGAAATATCCCAGCAGGCACCACTGTGGACACCAACATCACTCATCCATTTGAATTTGACTTCTACCTGTGTAGTCATGCGGGCATCCAG GGCACAAGCCGACCATCCCATTACTATGTCCTCTGGGATGACAACCGTTTCACAGCAGATGAGCTGCAGATCTTGACCTACCAGCTATGTCACACTTACGTGCGCTGTACACGCTCCGTCTCCATCCCAGCACCTGCCTACTATGCTCGCCTCGTGGCTTTCCGGGCACGCTATCACTTGGTGGACAAAGAGCATGACAG CGGCGAGGGGAGCCACATATCGGGACAGAGCAATGGGCGAGATCCCCAGGCCCTGGCCAAGGCTGTGCAAGTTCACCAGGACACTTTGCGCACCATGTACTTTGCTTGA